The proteins below come from a single Papaver somniferum cultivar HN1 chromosome 11, ASM357369v1, whole genome shotgun sequence genomic window:
- the LOC113322730 gene encoding oxygen-dependent coproporphyrinogen-III oxidase, chloroplastic-like, producing MAATTTTTTSILYPIPPSSSSSLSSRSTISSSFFRRTSLPKPLTSINNTTTHSRVVIRSAVAIEKETPETERPDTFLREVDDPSSSAASPHSSNVRAKFEKMIREAQDSVCAAVEAADGGAIFKEDVWSRPGGGGGISRVLQDGNVWEKAGVNISVVYGVMPPEAYRAAKGDNSTTTKPGPVPFFAAGISSVLHPKNPFAPTLHFNYRYFETDAPKDAPGAPRSWWFGGGTDLTPAYIFEDDVKHFHTVQKNTCDKFDPSFYPKFKKWCDDYFVIKHRNERRGLGGIFFDDLNDYDQEMLLSFATECANSVVPAYIPIVEKRKDTPFTEQNKEWQQLRRGRYVEFNLVYDRGTTFGLKTGGRIESILVSLPLTARWEYDHKPEEGSEEWKLLDACINPKEWI from the exons ATGGCggcaaccaccactaccaccacctcaATTCTCTACCCTAtccctccatcttcttcttcctccttatcaTCTAGAAGTACAATTTCATCCTCATTCTTCAGAAGAACTTCATTACCAAAACCCCTAACCTCAATCAACAATACAACAACTCATTCACGAGTGGTTATCAGATCAGCTGTAGCAATCGAGAAAGAAACGCCAGAAACTGAAAGACCTGATACATTTCTAAGAGAAGTTGATGAcccatcttcatcagcagcatcaCCACATTCTTCAAATGTTAGGGCTAAATTTGAGAAGATGATTAGGGAAGCTCAGGATAGTGTTTGTGCAGCTGTTGAAGCAGCTGATGGTGGTGCTATTTTCAAAGAAGATGTTTGGTCTAgacctggtggtggtggtggtattaGTAGAGTACTACAAGATGGGAATGTTTGGGAGAAAGCTGGTGTTAATATTTCTGTTGTTTATGGTGTTATGCCTCCTGAAGCTTATAGAGCTGCCAAGGGTGACAATTCTACAACCACTAAGCCTGGTCCTGTTCCCTTCTTCGCAGCTGGGATTAGCTCT GTATTGCATCCAAAGAATCCATTTGCACCCACACTTCACTTCAATTATCGGTACTTCGAGACTGATGCTCCAAAAG ACGCACCTGGAGCACCTCGATCATGGTGGTTTGGTGGTGGTACTGATTTAACACCTGCCTATATTTTTGAGGATGATGTGAAACATTTTCATACG GTTCAAAAAAATACTTGTGATAAATTTGATCCTAGCTTCTACCCCAAATTCAAGAAATGGTGTGATGATTACTTCGTTATTAAG CACCGAAATGAAAGGCGCGGGCTtggaggaatattttttgatgatcTTAATGACTATGACCAAGAGATGCTTCTCTCCTTTGCCACTG AATGTGCAAACTCTGTTGTACCTGCATACATACCCATTGTAGAAAAAAGGAAAGATACACCATTCACCGAGCAGAATAAAGAATGGCAGCAATTGCGGAGGGGACGATATGTAGAATTCAACTTG GTTTATGACCGTGGTACAACATTCGGACTTAAGACAGGGGGCAGAATTGAGAGCATTCTCGTTTCCCTCCCACTAACAGCACGATGGGAGTATGACCAT AAACCTGAGGAGGGTAGTGAAGAATGGAAACTGCTAGATGCATGCATCAATCCGAAGGAGTGGATTTGA
- the LOC113322729 gene encoding L-2-hydroxyglutarate dehydrogenase, mitochondrial-like, which translates to MRLGFRKTFKLKEISLTSSKSKGFCTRIHEGVPKERVDCVVIGAGVVGIAVARELALKGRDVLVIESGSTFGTGTSSRNSEVIHAGIYYPRNSLKADFCGRGRKLLYNYCADHEVPYKQIGKLIVATKTSEIPKLVDLQNHGTENGVEGLRMIDGIEAMRIESELQCVKALLSPVSGIVDSHSLMLSLVGEAENSGATFSYNTAVIGGHLRENQIYIHISESKNLEGCSPLRPELILIPKLVVNSAGLSAPSLAKRFDGIKSSFIPASYYARGCYFSLTNISTSPFKHLIYPIPEDGGLGVHVTLDLDGRVKFGPDVEWIDGIDDTSSFLNKFDYSVSAKRVESFYPEIRKYYPNLVDGSLEAGYAGLRPKLSGPGQAPVDFVIQGEDIHEVPGLVNLFGIESPGLTSCMAIAEHIASKYS; encoded by the exons ATGAGATTAGGATTTCGAAAGACCTTCAAACTGAAAGAAATTTCCTTAACTAGTTCTAAATCGAAGGGATTTTGTACTAGAATCCATGAGGGAGTCCCAAAAGAAAGAGTAGACTGTGTTGTAATTGGAGCTGGAGTTGTAGGAATAGCTGTAGCTAGAGAACTTGCTTTGAAAGGTAGAGATGTTTTGGTAATTGAATCTGGTTCTACTTTTGGTACCGGAACTAGTTCCCGGAATAGTGAAGTCATTCATGCCGGAATTTATTACCCTCGCAATTCTCTCAAG GCAGATTTTTGTGGAAGAGGGAGGAAATTGCTTTATAACTATTGTGCTGATCATGAGGTTCCTTACAAACAAATTGGGAAACTTATAGTTGCTACCAAAACTTCAGAGATTCCAAAGTTGGTAGATCTTCAGAATCATGGAACAGAAAATGGGGTTGAAGGATTAAGGATGATAGATGGCATAGAAGCCATGCGGATTGAATCGGAACTACAATGTGTGAAAGCTTTGCTATCCCCGGTTTCTGGGATAGTTGATTCACATTCCCTAATGCTATCTTTAGTG GGGGAAGCTGAAAATTCTGGAGCAACGTTCTCTTACAATACTGCTGTAATTGGTGGGCATCTCAGAGAAAACCAAATCTACATTCATATTTCTGAGAGCAAGAATCTTGAAGGGTGTTCACCATTGCGACCAGAGCTTATACTCATTCCAAAGCTTGTAGTGAACTCGGCAGGTCTGAGTGCTCCATCGCTTGCAAAAAGATTTGATGGCATAAAAAGTAGTTTTATCCCTGCGTCTTATTATGCCCGTGGTTGTTACTTCTCTCTAACCAATATAAGTACATCTCCTTTCAAACATTTAATTTATCCAATCCCGGAGGATGGTGGTCTTGGAGTTCATGTTACACTAGACTTGGATGGTCGTGTTAAGTTTGGCCCAGATGTTGAGTGGATTGATGGCATTGACGATACATCAAGCttcttaaacaa GTTTGACTATTCTGTCTCTGCAAAACGCGTAGAATCTTTTTACCCAGAGATAAGGAAGTACTACCCTAATCTGGTGGATGGGTCTCTGGAAGCAGGTTATGCAGGGCTCAGGCCAAAGCTTTCTGGTCCTGGACAGGCTCCAGTTGATTTTGTAATACAG GGAGAAGATATACATGAGGTACCTGGACTTGTAAACCTGTTTGGAATAGAGTCACCTGGTCTAACCTCTTGTATGGCGATCGCCGAACACATTGCTTCCAAGTACAGCTGA